The Paenibacillus sp. FSL H7-0357 nucleotide sequence AAAATTTCAGATTAAAAATACTAACGACCCTGTTACCCCATACGTTACAATGACTTCAGTATAAATACAAATTTTACATTCAGAAATGAGGGTTTCAATAAGATGTACAAATTCAAGTATTATAAGCAGCCCGAAATTTTGAAGAATCATTTGAATCTTGGAGGGGGAAATCCGGCAGGTGAAAAACTTGACGTAACAAGTTTGTATTTTACACGCAACGAAAAGCCGGTTCTTCCGGTGATGGGTGAATTCCACTTTTCAAGATATGACCGCAATTACTGGTATGAAGAGCTGTGCAAAATGAAAGCCGGCGGGATTACTGTGGTATCCACCTATGTGTTCTGGATTTATCATGAGGAAATAGAAGGTGAGTTCGATTTTACCGGAGATAATGATTTGCGGGCTTTTATCCTGGAGTGTAAAAAGGCCGGCCTGGAAGCCGTAATCCGGATTGGACCTTGGGCGCATGGCGAATGCAGAAACGGAGGATATCCGGACTGGCTGCTCAAGAAACCTTTCAAGCTGCGTGAGAATAATCCGGAATATCTTGAAAAAGTACGTATTTATTATGAGAAGATTTCTGAACAAGTGCAGGGGCTTTTCTATAAGGACGGGGGAAACATTATTGCCGTCCAGTTAGATAATGAGCTGACAAACGATGCATTTCATCTGTCAAAATTAAGAAAACTGGCCATAGAATGCGGGATGATTGCGCCAATCTACACAGTAACAGGATGGAATGCTGTTGCAGGTGCCCAAATTCCTGTTGATGAGGTGGTTCCTGTATTTGGAGGATATTGTGATGCACCATGGGATGAACATACTAATCCGCTTCCGCCGTCGCCTCATTATTTCTTCACCGGAATGAGAAATGACACAGGAATAGGAACGGACCTCCTTCCCAGACGAACTGAAGAAAACGGGGAATGGCAGATGCCCTATGAACGTTATCCATTTGCAACCTGTGAATTAGGCGGCGGTCTGCAGGTGACACACCACCGTAGATATATTGTAAAAGGTATGGATATCTATGCCGTATCGCTTGTTAAGCTCGGTGACGGTAACAACCTGATCGGGTATTATGTGTATCATGGCGGCACCAATCAGATTGGAAAACTTTCGACGTTCCAGGAGTCCAAGGCGACAGGCTATCTAAATGATTATCCGATTCTTTCCTATGATTATCAGACTGCCTTATCGGAGTATGGCGAAGTAGGAGAGCAGTACGGGCTGCTGAACCTTCTTCATTTGTTCGTACAGGATTTCCAGGAAACCTTTGCACCGATGGTCAGAGTGGAAGCCGAGCAAGTCGTGAGAAGGGATGATACTTCCTCTCTGCGGTACGTTATGCGTACAGACGGTGAAAGCGGATACGTATTTGTGAACCATTACCAAAGACTCTCCAAGCTTGAAGATATTCAAGGTGCTGTGATAAATACGGGTATTGTCACCTTCCCGCCTATTGATGTGCGCGGAGATATCAGCTTTTTCTTGCCGTTCCAGATGGACCTGTCGGGGAGTGTCCTGACCTATGCAACGGCGCAGCCTTTATGCAGACAGGCAAACACCTATTTCTTCGTACAGATCCCCGGTATCGCCGCGGAGTATCAATTCGGAGATGGACAGAAATTCACACCAGAGGCAGGGAAGAGATCTGCACTCCGGGTAAATGATATTGCCATTGTTACACTTACATGGGATCAGGCCAGATATTTGCGCAGACTGGATGGAGAGCTGTACATCGGTGACGAGTGTGACTTGTTCAAAGCGAATGGTGAAATACGCTCCATTGAAGAAGGAGATTTCGGCTATTGGTACTGGAATGGCGAAGGCTTTGAATTCAGATCAGTCCGGCAGCCCTATACCGAGCCTGTCATCGCATTTACGAATGTGGGACAGCCTCTATTTGAACCGAAGCATACGGAAGAACTTCATATCGGTGGTGAGCGAAAGGTCACCTGGCAGAAAGTTACGGTTACAGGATCTCAAGGCTTCGTAAATATTGATTATTATGGAGATGCAGCACAGATTTATGCGGATGGAGAACTGGTTGCCGACAGCTTCTATTACGGAAAGACGTGGAGAGTGCCAGCAAGGCTTCTGGACGGTAAAGAATGCTATCTTGTGATTTACGGAAATACGGGATGATTTTTATAGAGAGTTTTGAGGTGTTACAAGAATCAGATCCGGTGAACAGTGGCTGGATACGGACGGCTATCGAAGAGTACTCCGCTGACTGTAACCGTAGCAGATGTTTCTCCCGGACAAGCGGTATTGTCTAACGACAACTGGGATATAGACGGAAGCTTCAAGGTCAGTAGAAGAATGTAATGTAACGCTAACGAAACGATAGATTACGAAAAGAAGTGCCATAGATCAAGACCCCTCGGCCAAAGGGAGAGCAAGCGCCTTTAGGCGCAGTCGGTGTCACAAGGCTTCCAGCCGCAGAGCAAGGAGCTGTCCCAAAAGTAGTTTTCTACGAGCGGAGACAAACCACATTTATTCTCAAAACCGTAAAATTCAACAGAGCAGCGATTCTCCTGTTATTGGAGGATCGCTGCTCTGCGTTTTTGGTCATTTGCAGCTTGCTTCAGCATATTATGGGCAAGCGAAAGCCAACCGACCTCAAGCGTCACTTTTTCCATGCCGCGAAGCAGAAAGCGCCGGAAGCCCCGGTTATTCTTCAGTTGTCCAAATACACTTTCCGGTTCCGTCATTCGGCGTACGGCCAGGGCATAGCCTTCCTCGCTTCGCAGGATGGCCCGAGCCTGCTTCTGGTACCGCAGCCTCTCCAGACTGACAACCACTTCCCGGTTTCCTGCTGCCTTGGTGCAGCGTTCCTTCAGCGGACAGCCTTCGCAGCTTTGGCTTCGGTAATGACGTTTGTGAATTTCATATCCACTTTGTAGCGTCTCCTTGCTCTCTTTGCGGAAATGCAGCGTTTCTCCGGCTGGGCACGTCCATGTATCCTTGGTTTCACTGTACGTCCAGTTCTCACTCTTTCCGACATTCTCTTTCCAAGCTTTGCTTTTTTCTTTGTGGTAGCTGCCGTATTTCACGACCGCCTGAATCTCTTCTTTTTCCAGATAGGCGTAGTTTTCTTCACTGCCGTAGCCTGCATCCGCAATCACCGTCTGCGGAAGTTTCCCCAGGATCTGCCTTGCCTTTTCCAGATGCGGCTGTAAACAACGGGTGTCAGTAGGTCTCGGGTGTAGACTGTAGGCCAAAATAAACTGGTTTTCGGTTCCGATCTGTACATTGTATCCGGGTTTGAGCTGACCATTTCGCATGTGGTCTTCCTTCATCCGCATGAAGGTTGCATCCGGGCCCGTCTTGCTGAAGCTATTTCGGTCGCCAAGCAGTGTTTGGTACTGTTCGTACTTCAGCAGCCTGGGCAGCAAATCCTTGCGAAGCTTTCGAACGGCTTTTTTTAAGGGCTTGTCTTTGGGTTTGTCCATGAGCTTTGACTCCAGCGCCTGGGTCAGGTGTTCCAATTTCCTACTACTCATCTCGCAAGATTCGCCGAGTTCGGCGAGGTCCTTTCCCTGGCACTCCCGTTCTTCTTGGTGCTCTGCCGCTTCAATGTCAGCAAACAGAGCATGGACGTTCTCCTGCAATTTCGCTTTGTGTTTGCTGACCGCTTTGCCCCAAACAAAGGTGTAGCGATTGGCATTGGCCTCAATCTTGGTACCATCCACAAAGTAATGCTCCAGAGACACGTATTTTTCGTCAGCCAGAAACTGAAGCACGGCGGTAAATACGGTTTCGAGGACACTTCTCATCCGCTGGGAACGGAAGCGATTAAGGGTGCGAAAGTCGGGGCGTTGCCGTCCGGCCAGCCACATGAAAGGGATGTTCTCTCGCACGGCTTTAGCGATTTGACGAGACGAATAGATTCGCTGAGTATAAGCGTAAATAATGACTTTGGTAAGCATCTTAGGGTGGTAGCTGTCGCGGCCGCCGCCAGGATAGACAGCGTCAAAGATAGCGTCGTCCAGGCGATTTACGGCTGCGTTAACGACACAAACGAGATGATTTTGTGGGATGTCTTCTTCTAAATCCATTGGCAAGTAAAGTTGGTCCATGGTATATTGAATGTACAAAGAAATCGCTCCTTTGGGGATGGTGGGTGGTACTTCCATTTTACCAAAAGGGCGTTTTCTTTGTTGTTTTTTAGAGGATTGTAGAAACAGTTCCCGCTTAAACAGCGGAGAGGACGGACTGATTGTGGAAAAGCGGTAGCGGTCGCCTTTGTCCCCGGATTTTCACCGCTAAGGAGAATCAAAAAAATCTGGGGACAACAGCGATTGGAACAACGGTCCGTTCGCGGAGCGTCCACCCAAGTGCCCAAGTTGATCTTACTCAAAAACAAGGGCTGTCCCAAGCAGCCATTTCATGGCTTTTGGGACAGCCCCTTTGATTGCAGGTTAGACTATGGTTATCCATTCTCGTACTTGCTTAGGGCGATAACAGCATTATGGCCGCCAAAACCAAAAGAATTGGAGATTCCAATCTTGAGCTCGCCTTTGCGGGCAGTATTAGGCACATAATCCAGGTCGCATACTTCATCAGGGATTTCCTGATTGATGGTAGGCGGAATGATGCCGCTACTCAGGCTTTGAATCAGAGCGATGGCTTCCAGCCCGCCGGCAGCTCCGAGCGTGTGGCCGGTCATCGATTTGTTGGCGGTAACCGGAATGCGGTAAGCCGCTTCCCCGAACAGCTTCTTAATCGCCAATGTTTCCGAGCGGTCCCCGATAATGGTGCTGGTTGCATGGGCGCTAATAACATCCACTTCCTCCGGGTTGATTCCCGCTTCGCGGAGTGCAAGCTTCATCGCCTGAAAAGCACCGATGCCTTCCGGATGGGTGGCTACCATGTGATAAGCATCAGAGCTGGCGCCATAACCAATGACTTCTCCATGAATCACGGCATTTCTGCGCAAGGCGTGGGAGAGTGATTCCAGAATGACAATCGCACCGCCTTCGCCGATAACGAACCCGTCACGCTTGCCGTCAAACGGGCGGCTGGCTCTCTCGGGCTCATCGTTGCAGGTGGATAATGAAGTAGCGTTTCCGAAGCTGGCTAACGAAATCTCGCTGACCGCCGCCTCGGAGCCTCCGGCAATTACACAATCAGCTCCGCCGTAACGGATTAACCGGAACGCTTCTCCGATCGCCGTATTGCCGATTGAACAGGCGGTGACCGGGGAGAGAGTAGGACCCAACGCTCCCAGCTTAATGCTGATCGTCGCAGCCGCCATGTTAGAGATCAGCATGGGTATCAAGGTGGGACTGACTCGTTCCGGTCCCCGTGTCCGCAGTACATCCCCTTGCTCCATCAAGGTATGAATACCGCCTACCCCGGAACCTACATATACAGCAAGCCGTTCTTTGTCAATCTGATCACGCTGAAGACCGGAATGCGCCCACGCATCTTCGGCGGCAGCCAGTGCGAATTGGGTGAACCGGTCCATCCGGCGGGCTTCCTTGCGGCCGAATCTGCCCTCAGGATCGAAGTCCCGCACTTCAGCGGCAATTTTGGATTTGAAATGTGAGGTATCAAATGAAGTTATTTCGGAAATTCCCGATTCGCCTGCAGTCAGGCGGCTCCAGAATTGCTCTACAGTGTTGCCAAGGGGCGAGATCAAGCCCATCCCGGTAATTACTACGCGTTCCATAATCGTCCTCCTCCATCCTTGTACATAGGGGTTATACAAGTATTTTTCCACTTTACTTATCCTATTACAAGTTGTAGTTTATACTAGTATAATTACTACTATTTATAGGACGGTTTCAGAAAGGCAGGAACAGATATTGTCCAATCAGACGAGGCTTCAGGCATTATCGGATTTCTTAAAATCACGCCGGGCGGCGATCTCTCCCGCTGACGCAGGTTTGCCGGAAGGGACGCGCAGACGAACGCCCGGGCTCCGCAGAGAAGAGGTAGCGCAGCTTGCCGGAGTCAGCAGCACATGGTATACCTGGCTGGAACAGGGACGTGATATTAAAGTATCGGCATCTGTGCTGGATTGCATTGCCTCGGCACTGCAGCTGACCAAGGATGAGCGTAACTATTTATTCGCTTTGGCCCTTGAGAATGGTCCCGGGAATATGCCATTTGAGCAGGTGGAGGTTTCCGTCATTAGTCCGCCACTGCAGAAAATTCTGCAGGAGCTTACCACCTGCCCGACCCTTATTTCGGACCGGCGCTGCGGCATCGTCGGCTGGAATGAAGCGGCGGCACATGTTTTTCTGGATTTTGCCTCGTTGCCGCAAGAAGAACGGAACATGATCCGCCTCTTGTTCGAACGCAAGGAATTTCAGCGGCTTGCCGTGAACTGGGAACAATTCGTCAGGGGTTATCTGGCTATTTTCCGGGCGTACTACGGGCAATATGTTGAGGATCACTGGTATGATGATTTTATTGCGGAGATGAAGGGCAAACATCCTGCTTTTCAAGCACTTTGGGAGGAGAGCCAGGTTAGCTCAGCTCCCGATGTGGTGCTCGAATTCCGCCATGCCAAAGCAGGTAAGATGCTGTTTCATCTAACTTCACTTCAGGTTCACGGAAGCACAGATCTGCGCTGCAGCATCTATACCCCCGCAGGAGCTTCAAATACAGAAGCCAAGCTGAAGCAGCTTATCGGGCAGTCCGCGATACATTAACCTGATAAATTATTTTTATGCATTCATAAAAAACTATAAATATGCAATATGGGATTTACAGCATATACTCCTAATATAGTGTTCAATTCCTATTGGATCGGAAAAGGGGTTAAGTGCAATGGCAACAGTAAGCGGGTTGGAAGGTGTAGTGGCTGGAGAAACAGAAATTGGTTTGGTAGACGGAGAAAAAGGTTATCTGGTTTACCGCGGATATTGGGCGAAAGAACTTGCAATAAGCCGAAGTTACGAAGAAGTAGCTTATTTGCTGTGGAATGGCCATCTGCCAAGTTCGGAGGAGCTGGAGATGTTGAAGCTGGAAATGGCGGCGGCCAGAGCGATGCCGGAGTATCTGTGCAGAATTGTTGATCTGCTCCCGGCTTCGGTTCCGATGATGCTGGTTCTGCAAAGCTCAGTAGCTGCGTTAGGGGAGCAGGGGAATGCAACATGGCCGCCGACGCTCCGGCAAGCCGTGCGGTTGACTGCGCTATTGCCAACGATTATTGCTTACAGATACCGCAGGTTAAAAGGACTGCCTATTGTGGAGCCGCTTCCAGAGCTTGGGCATGCCGCTAATTATTTGTATATGCTGAATGGACAAATTCCGCAGGAAGCCCATGTGCAGGCACTAAGTGCGTACTTGATTCTTTGCATGGAGCATGGAATGAATGCCTCGACTTTTGCCGGACGCGTGGTTCTCTCCACCGAATCTGATATGTGCGCAGCCGTATGTGGTGCCATTGGGGCGATGAAAGGTCCGCTGCATGGCGGAGCGCCCTCCGAAGTTATCTCGATGCTGGCGGATATTGGAACGAAGGAGCGGGCTGAGCCATGGATCCGTGAGGTTCTGGATAAAGGTGGCAAGATTATGGGCTTCGGTCATCGCATTTACAAGACCAAAGATCCCCGCGCTGAAGCGCTCAAGATTGCTACCGAGGAAATGATCGGCAAGGATCCATCCTTTGATGTGGCGATTCATGTCGAGCATACGGCGATCCGCCTGCTTGAGGAATACAAACCGGGACGCCGGTTGTTCACTAACGTAGAGTTCTATGCTGCCGCGATCCTGCAGGCACTGGAACTGGACCCGGAGATCTTCACCCCTACGTTTACGTCCGGCAGAATCGTGGGTTGGACCTCGCATATTCTGGAGCAAGCCGCCAACAACCGTATTTTTCGTCCGCAATCCATATATACGGGACCTATGCCTGAAGGGGAGTTCTAAGAACAAGCTGTATGTAATCTGTTTATCCTATAGCGCGATAAACATCCCTGGCCGTTGAACGTCCAGGGATGTTAGCAGGGGGAGTGAAATGAGAGAGTATGGGCGGGATACTCTGGCATTACATTAGAAATCAGAGGTAGCTCTGCTTTCCAATGATAGAACATTATATTCTCCGTTTCTATTAATGCAGCAGCGAATGACTTAAGAGATTAGCACAATTTAGAATGTTCCGCGAACGGACCGTTATTCCAATCGTTGTACTCTTCAGATTTTATTGATTCTCCTTAGCGCTGACGCGGCATCCGGTCTTATAGAGTTGCTGCATGTTCTCCCCTACGGCTATGTCTACCATAAATCCGGTAAAGAATGAGGCCAAAGATCATGCCGGTAAAGGACATTGCTGATACGCATAAAAAGAACGTTTTGCCCCCGAATCTGTCATAAATGGCACCTCCCGCATATGAGGCCAGGATGCCCGACACTCCAAAGAACAGAAGTGCCAGCACTGTCTGGCCCGTAGCCCTCCATTCCTCCGGTACAATGCTGTACAAGTACTGGATAGCCGCCGAGTAGAAGACGGGAAATGTGAACAACTGCAGAACCTGCAGGTAAGTGAGCAGCTGCGGATCGGTAACCCAGGCAGAAATAAAGAAACGAAGGAAATAGAAGGCTCCCGCAAAAGCGATGATAATCAGCTCCTTGCCTTTGCGCAGCCACCAGAAGCTCAAGGCAAAGACAAGGATTTCGCTTATTGCCGCAAGGAAAAATGACTGTCCCACCAACGCCGATCCTCCGCCCAGATCAATAATATATACCCCCAGAAAAGTATCGTTCATTCTTGCCGGTACGGAGCTGACAAAGACCAGCAGCAGAAATAACAGCGTTTCTTTATTGGAGAGGAAATGCTTGAGACTGTCCAGGGTGACCGGTTTCCCGGTAACCGGGGCATCCGGCATGTTCCAGCTGACCAGGAAGCCTAGCAGACTGCTGCCGGCAAACAGCAGTCCTAGACCTTGTGCGCCAAAATAATACATTACATATCCGGTCAGCAGCGCCATGATACCATAACCGAGCGCACCATAGGTGCGGATCGAGCCGTAGCTGATCCCGGAAGACTCGGCGATACGGAAATTGAGGCTTTCTGTCAACGGATCAATCGGCATTAGGAAAAAGTAGAGCAGCATAGCGAACAGAATCAGCTGGCTGTAACTGCTTGAGACATACAGCAGGTAGCCGACAATGGCTGAGCAGAGCAGCAGGAACAACAGTACTTTGCGGATTGTTTTTGTACGGTCACTGATCATTCCCCATAGCGGCTGGGCGACTATCGTTATGAAGCCGCCGGTGCCGACAACAAATCCGATTTGCGCCGGACTCAGACCCTGATTATCCAGGTAGACCGGAAGAAAGGGAATGAACATGGCGAGCAGGGCAAAATATAAAAAGTTAAAGCTGCGTAGCAGTTTTGGTATATTCATAGCCTTAGGAACCCCCGCGTATTTTAGTAGATTGGAAGAAGCAAGCCCAGTTATTGTATCACGCATAGCAACTCTAAACAGCTTATAATATGTTACACTGGGGATAATTCTAGTGAAATGTAAGGAGAATGACGATGATAAAGCTGGTGTCCTGGAATGTAAACGGTCTGAGAGCTTGTGTGAACAAAGGCTTTAACGATTTCTTTAAGGAAAGCGGCGCAGACATCTTCTGTGTGCAGGAAACAAAGCTGCAGGAGGGACAAATTGTCCTGGAGCAGGGTGAGGAATATATGCAATATTGGAATTATGCCCTTAAGAAGGGGTATTCGGGAACGGCGGTCTTTACCAGAATCAAACCGCTTTCCGTACGATATGGAATAGAGGATGATTCAGAGCCGGAAGGCCGGATTATTACTTTGGAATTTGCCGGTTTCTATCTCGTGAATGTATATACTCCGAATGCTAAACGGGATTTGACCCGTCTGGAATATAGAATGGAATGGGAGGACCGGTTCCGCAATTATCTGCTGGCGCTGGATCAGCATAAACCGGTTGTAGT carries:
- a CDS encoding beta-galactosidase, translated to MYKFKYYKQPEILKNHLNLGGGNPAGEKLDVTSLYFTRNEKPVLPVMGEFHFSRYDRNYWYEELCKMKAGGITVVSTYVFWIYHEEIEGEFDFTGDNDLRAFILECKKAGLEAVIRIGPWAHGECRNGGYPDWLLKKPFKLRENNPEYLEKVRIYYEKISEQVQGLFYKDGGNIIAVQLDNELTNDAFHLSKLRKLAIECGMIAPIYTVTGWNAVAGAQIPVDEVVPVFGGYCDAPWDEHTNPLPPSPHYFFTGMRNDTGIGTDLLPRRTEENGEWQMPYERYPFATCELGGGLQVTHHRRYIVKGMDIYAVSLVKLGDGNNLIGYYVYHGGTNQIGKLSTFQESKATGYLNDYPILSYDYQTALSEYGEVGEQYGLLNLLHLFVQDFQETFAPMVRVEAEQVVRRDDTSSLRYVMRTDGESGYVFVNHYQRLSKLEDIQGAVINTGIVTFPPIDVRGDISFFLPFQMDLSGSVLTYATAQPLCRQANTYFFVQIPGIAAEYQFGDGQKFTPEAGKRSALRVNDIAIVTLTWDQARYLRRLDGELYIGDECDLFKANGEIRSIEEGDFGYWYWNGEGFEFRSVRQPYTEPVIAFTNVGQPLFEPKHTEELHIGGERKVTWQKVTVTGSQGFVNIDYYGDAAQIYADGELVADSFYYGKTWRVPARLLDGKECYLVIYGNTG
- a CDS encoding IS1182 family transposase, translating into MYIQYTMDQLYLPMDLEEDIPQNHLVCVVNAAVNRLDDAIFDAVYPGGGRDSYHPKMLTKVIIYAYTQRIYSSRQIAKAVRENIPFMWLAGRQRPDFRTLNRFRSQRMRSVLETVFTAVLQFLADEKYVSLEHYFVDGTKIEANANRYTFVWGKAVSKHKAKLQENVHALFADIEAAEHQEERECQGKDLAELGESCEMSSRKLEHLTQALESKLMDKPKDKPLKKAVRKLRKDLLPRLLKYEQYQTLLGDRNSFSKTGPDATFMRMKEDHMRNGQLKPGYNVQIGTENQFILAYSLHPRPTDTRCLQPHLEKARQILGKLPQTVIADAGYGSEENYAYLEKEEIQAVVKYGSYHKEKSKAWKENVGKSENWTYSETKDTWTCPAGETLHFRKESKETLQSGYEIHKRHYRSQSCEGCPLKERCTKAAGNREVVVSLERLRYQKQARAILRSEEGYALAVRRMTEPESVFGQLKNNRGFRRFLLRGMEKVTLEVGWLSLAHNMLKQAANDQKRRAAILQ
- the fabF gene encoding beta-ketoacyl-ACP synthase II; protein product: MERVVITGMGLISPLGNTVEQFWSRLTAGESGISEITSFDTSHFKSKIAAEVRDFDPEGRFGRKEARRMDRFTQFALAAAEDAWAHSGLQRDQIDKERLAVYVGSGVGGIHTLMEQGDVLRTRGPERVSPTLIPMLISNMAAATISIKLGALGPTLSPVTACSIGNTAIGEAFRLIRYGGADCVIAGGSEAAVSEISLASFGNATSLSTCNDEPERASRPFDGKRDGFVIGEGGAIVILESLSHALRRNAVIHGEVIGYGASSDAYHMVATHPEGIGAFQAMKLALREAGINPEEVDVISAHATSTIIGDRSETLAIKKLFGEAAYRIPVTANKSMTGHTLGAAGGLEAIALIQSLSSGIIPPTINQEIPDEVCDLDYVPNTARKGELKIGISNSFGFGGHNAVIALSKYENG
- a CDS encoding helix-turn-helix transcriptional regulator; protein product: MSNQTRLQALSDFLKSRRAAISPADAGLPEGTRRRTPGLRREEVAQLAGVSSTWYTWLEQGRDIKVSASVLDCIASALQLTKDERNYLFALALENGPGNMPFEQVEVSVISPPLQKILQELTTCPTLISDRRCGIVGWNEAAAHVFLDFASLPQEERNMIRLLFERKEFQRLAVNWEQFVRGYLAIFRAYYGQYVEDHWYDDFIAEMKGKHPAFQALWEESQVSSAPDVVLEFRHAKAGKMLFHLTSLQVHGSTDLRCSIYTPAGASNTEAKLKQLIGQSAIH
- a CDS encoding citrate synthase/methylcitrate synthase encodes the protein MATVSGLEGVVAGETEIGLVDGEKGYLVYRGYWAKELAISRSYEEVAYLLWNGHLPSSEELEMLKLEMAAARAMPEYLCRIVDLLPASVPMMLVLQSSVAALGEQGNATWPPTLRQAVRLTALLPTIIAYRYRRLKGLPIVEPLPELGHAANYLYMLNGQIPQEAHVQALSAYLILCMEHGMNASTFAGRVVLSTESDMCAAVCGAIGAMKGPLHGGAPSEVISMLADIGTKERAEPWIREVLDKGGKIMGFGHRIYKTKDPRAEALKIATEEMIGKDPSFDVAIHVEHTAIRLLEEYKPGRRLFTNVEFYAAAILQALELDPEIFTPTFTSGRIVGWTSHILEQAANNRIFRPQSIYTGPMPEGEF
- a CDS encoding MFS transporter; its protein translation is MNIPKLLRSFNFLYFALLAMFIPFLPVYLDNQGLSPAQIGFVVGTGGFITIVAQPLWGMISDRTKTIRKVLLFLLLCSAIVGYLLYVSSSYSQLILFAMLLYFFLMPIDPLTESLNFRIAESSGISYGSIRTYGALGYGIMALLTGYVMYYFGAQGLGLLFAGSSLLGFLVSWNMPDAPVTGKPVTLDSLKHFLSNKETLLFLLLVFVSSVPARMNDTFLGVYIIDLGGGSALVGQSFFLAAISEILVFALSFWWLRKGKELIIIAFAGAFYFLRFFISAWVTDPQLLTYLQVLQLFTFPVFYSAAIQYLYSIVPEEWRATGQTVLALLFFGVSGILASYAGGAIYDRFGGKTFFLCVSAMSFTGMIFGLILYRIYGRHSRRGEHAATL
- a CDS encoding exodeoxyribonuclease III; translated protein: MKLVSWNVNGLRACVNKGFNDFFKESGADIFCVQETKLQEGQIVLEQGEEYMQYWNYALKKGYSGTAVFTRIKPLSVRYGIEDDSEPEGRIITLEFAGFYLVNVYTPNAKRDLTRLEYRMEWEDRFRNYLLALDQHKPVVVCGDLNVAHQDIDLKNAKSNRGNSGFTDEERGKMTTLLDLGFVDTFRYFYPDTEGAYSWWSYMPKIRERNVGWRIDYFLASSRMAPQLVEAGIECNVLGSDHCPVVLTIKELDS